In one window of Rathayibacter caricis DSM 15933 DNA:
- a CDS encoding DUF5719 family protein: MPATPPSGRSSRADRRSARAGSTGRPGAATTDSVATTAPTPPRDRRASAARRRRSALRTAVGVAGVVLAATAVVLPQLLPLPAATRAADGVVVTPVAADSTLVCGGDLLDATQPEELRAFEGSGTSVWPDDVVQSSTALDEPDLAAPGSGVTGLLVPAESDPVPGGATTQSIANETVSGLSALGCAEPSADSWIVGGSTDIGSTSVLVLANASEVAATVDLALYGENGPLEATGASGIVVPAGTVRALPLAGLAPDVVQPVVRMTARGGEIAASLQSTAISGLTPVGIETTAPSASPSTLTVISGYRIASPPAETSSDDGSGGAGSPVLRILAPGEADSTVSIEVANEDPSGAGTSTQVVVPAGRVGEVPLSGLAEGSYRITLNSDEPVVAAGRTTSTGTAGTDYAWFASGTSVSTPFGVASTGEPGARLHLANASDTTASVVLDAASGSRTVEIGPYSSVTVDQGIDQLVVSSDQPVQASVSIASDGRIAAYPIVPPGPLSSPITVYSH, translated from the coding sequence ATGCCCGCCACCCCGCCCTCGGGCCGCTCCTCCCGCGCCGACCGCCGGAGCGCCCGCGCCGGCTCGACCGGCCGGCCCGGAGCCGCGACCACCGACTCCGTCGCGACGACGGCGCCGACACCGCCCCGCGATCGCCGCGCCTCCGCCGCCCGACGCCGCCGCAGCGCCCTGCGCACCGCGGTCGGCGTCGCCGGAGTCGTCCTCGCCGCGACCGCGGTCGTCCTGCCCCAGCTGCTCCCGCTGCCCGCCGCGACACGGGCCGCCGACGGCGTCGTCGTGACGCCCGTGGCCGCCGACAGCACCCTCGTCTGCGGCGGCGATCTGCTCGACGCGACGCAGCCGGAGGAGCTCCGCGCGTTCGAGGGCTCCGGCACCTCGGTGTGGCCCGACGACGTCGTCCAGAGCTCGACGGCCCTCGACGAGCCCGATCTGGCGGCGCCCGGCAGCGGAGTCACGGGTCTCCTCGTCCCCGCGGAGTCCGATCCGGTTCCCGGCGGAGCGACCACCCAGTCGATCGCGAACGAGACGGTGTCGGGCCTGAGCGCGCTCGGCTGCGCAGAGCCCTCGGCCGACAGCTGGATCGTCGGCGGATCGACCGACATCGGCTCCACCTCGGTGCTCGTCCTCGCGAATGCGAGCGAGGTCGCGGCCACCGTCGATCTGGCGCTCTACGGGGAGAACGGCCCCCTCGAGGCCACCGGCGCGTCCGGGATCGTCGTCCCGGCCGGAACGGTCCGCGCCCTGCCCCTGGCCGGTCTCGCTCCCGACGTCGTGCAGCCGGTGGTGCGGATGACCGCGCGCGGCGGGGAGATCGCTGCCAGCCTGCAGAGCACCGCCATCTCGGGGCTGACTCCGGTCGGCATCGAGACCACCGCCCCCTCCGCGTCGCCGTCGACGCTGACCGTCATCTCGGGCTACCGCATCGCCTCGCCTCCCGCCGAGACGTCGAGCGACGACGGCAGCGGGGGAGCGGGCAGCCCCGTGCTGCGCATCCTCGCGCCCGGCGAGGCGGACAGCACCGTGTCGATCGAAGTGGCGAACGAGGATCCGAGCGGCGCGGGCACGTCGACGCAGGTCGTGGTGCCGGCGGGCCGTGTCGGCGAGGTGCCGCTGTCCGGGCTCGCCGAGGGCTCCTACCGGATCACCCTGAACTCGGACGAGCCCGTCGTCGCCGCGGGGCGCACCACCTCGACCGGGACAGCCGGCACCGATTACGCCTGGTTCGCCTCCGGTACCTCGGTCTCGACGCCGTTCGGAGTGGCGAGCACCGGCGAGCCCGGCGCGCGCCTCCACCTCGCGAACGCGAGCGACACGACCGCTTCGGTCGTGCTGGACGCGGCGTCCGGCTCGCGCACCGTCGAGATCGGGCCCTACTCCTCCGTCACCGTCGATCAGGGCATCGACCAGCTCGTCGTCTCGAGCGATCAGCCCGTGCAGGCGTCGGTGTCGATCGCGAGCGACGGGAGGATCGCGGCCTACCCGATCGTGCCGCCCGGTCCGCTCTCGTCGCCGATCACGGTGTACTCGCACTAG
- a CDS encoding GlxA family transcriptional regulator: MLRSVALVALPGLAPFEFGVVCEVFGIDRTAQGGPAFDLRIVTTDPGPVTTSLGFDMVVEGDLSGAEDADLLAIPALPRGPVDERVLDLLRRAHARGAWILSVCSGAFVLAQAGILDGRRATTHWMHTDELAERFPSVRVDPDVLFVQEGRIVTSAGTAAGIDACLHIVREEWGAAAANVVARRMVVPPQRHGGQAQYIRTPIPEARADSFAEVTEWMLDNLDQELAVETLARRALMSPRTFARRFRADLGTTPLAWLNRQRLLRAQQLLEETDLTLETIAGRVGFGTAAVMRHHFVRVLQTTPAAYRRTFACAEAS, translated from the coding sequence GTGCTCCGCTCCGTCGCCCTCGTCGCCCTGCCCGGTCTCGCCCCGTTCGAGTTCGGGGTCGTCTGCGAGGTGTTCGGCATCGACCGCACCGCTCAGGGCGGGCCCGCCTTCGACCTGCGCATCGTGACGACGGATCCGGGGCCGGTCACCACGAGCCTCGGCTTCGACATGGTCGTCGAGGGCGACCTCTCCGGGGCGGAGGACGCGGACCTCCTCGCGATCCCGGCCCTCCCCCGCGGCCCGGTGGACGAGCGCGTGCTCGACCTCCTCCGGCGGGCGCACGCCCGGGGCGCGTGGATCCTCAGTGTGTGCAGCGGGGCGTTCGTGCTCGCCCAGGCGGGGATCCTCGACGGTCGACGCGCCACGACGCACTGGATGCACACGGACGAGCTCGCCGAGCGGTTCCCGTCGGTCCGGGTCGACCCCGACGTCCTCTTCGTGCAGGAGGGGCGCATCGTGACCAGCGCCGGCACCGCCGCGGGGATCGACGCCTGCCTGCACATCGTGCGGGAGGAGTGGGGCGCCGCCGCCGCCAACGTGGTCGCGCGGAGGATGGTCGTGCCGCCGCAACGGCACGGAGGCCAGGCGCAGTACATCCGCACGCCGATCCCGGAGGCCCGGGCGGACTCGTTCGCGGAGGTCACCGAGTGGATGCTCGACAATCTCGACCAGGAGCTCGCCGTCGAGACCCTCGCCCGCCGCGCCCTGATGTCGCCTCGCACCTTCGCGCGGCGGTTCCGGGCCGACCTCGGCACCACTCCGCTCGCCTGGCTCAACCGTCAGCGCCTGCTGCGCGCGCAGCAGCTGCTCGAGGAGACCGATCTCACCCTCGAGACGATCGCGGGACGGGTCGGGTTCGGCACGGCGGCCGTGATGCGCCACCACTTCGTGCGCGTGCTGCAGACGACGCCCGCGGCCTACCGCCGCACGTTCGCCTGCGCCGAAGCGTCCTGA
- a CDS encoding WhiB family transcriptional regulator: protein MRGAAGRAGVPEDWFVDPVRLGVPGVRPGLDPETEAPGGALSWQADSLCAQTDPEAFFPEKGGSTRDAKKICTSCEVRSQCLEYALENDERFGIWGGLSERERRKLRRRA from the coding sequence CTGCGGGGAGCGGCCGGCCGCGCAGGGGTTCCCGAGGACTGGTTCGTCGATCCGGTGCGTCTCGGCGTGCCCGGTGTCCGACCCGGCCTGGACCCCGAGACCGAGGCGCCCGGCGGCGCCCTCTCCTGGCAGGCGGACTCGCTCTGCGCGCAGACGGATCCCGAGGCGTTCTTCCCCGAGAAGGGCGGCTCGACGCGTGATGCCAAGAAGATCTGCACCTCGTGCGAGGTGCGCTCGCAGTGCCTCGAGTACGCCCTCGAGAACGACGAGCGCTTCGGCATCTGGGGCGGGCTCTCCGAGCGCGAGCGCCGCAAGCTCCGCCGCCGCGCGTAG
- a CDS encoding acyl-CoA dehydrogenase family protein, with product MDSTIFETLAADFYGFAGGLSPAEKDLLVGLRAFLEEQVRPIADDYWERAEFPRHLVPGIHATGAVGLSWPRTRAIENSAVFRGWVALELGRVDAGIATYVGVQNGLVMGTVGVTGSDEQRAEWLPKLASGEVIGAFGLTEPHSGSDSAQGLRTTARRDGDDWILDGEKRWIGNATFSDVTVIWAKDAEDGQVKGFLVPTTTPGYRATAIARKQSLRTIQNADIVLDGVRVPESLRLQNANSFRDTAKVLRLTRAEVAWQAIGVAIGAYDAALRYARERVQFGKPLVGHQLVQDLLVKSIGNITASIALATRVSEMLDAGEQRDEHSALAKAYTTARMRETVAWCREVMGGNGIVLDYGVARFFADAEALYSYEGTREMNTLIVGRAITGTAAFV from the coding sequence ATGGACAGCACGATCTTCGAGACGCTGGCGGCCGATTTCTACGGCTTCGCCGGCGGTCTCTCCCCCGCCGAGAAGGACCTCCTGGTGGGCCTCCGCGCCTTCCTCGAGGAGCAGGTGCGCCCGATCGCCGACGACTACTGGGAGCGTGCCGAGTTCCCGCGCCACCTCGTGCCGGGGATCCACGCGACGGGCGCCGTCGGGCTCTCGTGGCCCCGAACGCGCGCGATCGAGAACTCGGCCGTGTTCCGCGGCTGGGTCGCTCTCGAGCTCGGCAGGGTCGATGCGGGCATCGCCACCTACGTGGGCGTGCAGAACGGACTCGTCATGGGCACGGTCGGCGTGACCGGATCGGACGAGCAGCGCGCCGAGTGGCTGCCCAAGCTCGCCTCCGGCGAGGTCATCGGCGCCTTCGGGCTGACCGAGCCCCACTCCGGCTCGGACTCGGCGCAGGGGCTGCGCACGACGGCGCGCCGCGACGGCGACGACTGGATCCTCGACGGGGAGAAGCGCTGGATCGGGAACGCGACCTTCAGCGACGTCACCGTGATCTGGGCCAAGGACGCGGAGGACGGGCAGGTCAAGGGCTTCCTCGTGCCCACCACGACTCCGGGCTACCGCGCCACGGCGATCGCCCGCAAGCAGAGCCTGCGCACGATCCAGAACGCCGACATCGTCCTCGACGGGGTACGCGTGCCGGAGTCGCTCCGGCTGCAGAACGCGAACTCCTTCCGCGACACCGCGAAGGTCCTCCGCCTGACCCGCGCCGAGGTGGCCTGGCAGGCGATCGGAGTCGCCATCGGCGCCTACGACGCGGCCCTGCGGTACGCCCGCGAGCGCGTCCAGTTCGGCAAGCCCCTCGTCGGCCACCAGCTCGTGCAGGACCTCCTCGTCAAGAGCATCGGCAACATCACCGCGAGCATCGCCCTGGCGACCCGGGTGTCCGAGATGCTCGACGCCGGCGAGCAGCGCGACGAGCACTCCGCCCTCGCGAAGGCCTACACGACGGCGCGCATGCGCGAGACGGTGGCGTGGTGCCGGGAGGTGATGGGCGGCAACGGCATCGTGCTCGATTACGGGGTCGCCCGCTTCTTCGCCGATGCGGAGGCCCTGTACTCCTACGAGGGCACGCGCGAGATGAACACCCTGATCGTCGGCCGCGCGATCACCGGCACGGCGGCGTTCGTCTGA
- a CDS encoding O-antigen ligase family protein — MPRRAAPTAPRALAVAILTVLISGQALRNLAGWWGWGLVVGALLIAAVVLVVRERPRLLWSRTPKSLLAFLALVVLSLLWSAYPGASAIGVTAQLATTFGGVVLGLTLGAGAFVTALGRALRITVGLSLLFELVVAVVVRQSVLPLVIDLPASGPIPDAFYWSQAALFTGEPIQGIVGNRNLLGFAALLGLVVVLIELAARTVGRRWGVLWALVFAATLLLTRSSTVLLCLVAVGLAAVFALWARRRGEDGRRPVYVTAAAVGAVLVVGVASGWGALLSLLGKSEDATGRLDIWSAVWDLAAQRPVLGWGWVSYWAPWAAPFDTLAERKGVLYLQAHNAALDVWFQLGVVGLVLFCALTVSTLWRSWFRAVDRPRRSATAALPYSALSLAPLLIVVALLAQSLAESRLLIESGWLLLTALAVLTKQPANEAEEALSAERPAVAGERPGR, encoded by the coding sequence ATGCCTCGACGCGCCGCGCCCACCGCTCCCCGAGCGCTCGCGGTCGCGATCCTCACGGTGCTGATCTCGGGCCAGGCGCTGCGCAACCTCGCCGGCTGGTGGGGCTGGGGCCTGGTCGTGGGAGCACTCCTGATCGCCGCGGTGGTGCTCGTCGTGCGCGAGCGGCCGCGGCTGCTCTGGAGCCGGACGCCCAAGTCGCTCCTGGCCTTCCTCGCCCTGGTCGTCCTGTCGCTGCTCTGGTCGGCGTACCCCGGCGCGAGCGCGATCGGCGTCACCGCGCAGCTCGCGACGACCTTCGGAGGCGTCGTCCTCGGTCTGACCCTGGGCGCCGGCGCCTTCGTGACGGCCCTCGGACGGGCACTGCGCATCACGGTCGGCCTCTCGCTCCTGTTCGAGCTCGTCGTGGCGGTCGTCGTGCGGCAGAGCGTGCTCCCGCTGGTGATCGATCTGCCCGCATCGGGCCCGATCCCCGACGCCTTCTACTGGTCTCAGGCGGCGCTGTTCACCGGCGAGCCGATCCAGGGCATCGTCGGCAATCGCAATCTGCTCGGCTTCGCCGCACTGCTGGGCCTCGTCGTCGTCCTGATCGAGCTCGCCGCGCGCACGGTCGGCCGCCGCTGGGGCGTGCTCTGGGCGCTCGTCTTCGCCGCGACGCTGCTGCTCACCCGCTCCTCGACCGTCCTGCTCTGCCTCGTCGCCGTCGGGCTCGCCGCCGTCTTCGCGCTCTGGGCGCGCCGCCGCGGCGAGGACGGGCGGCGACCGGTCTACGTGACCGCCGCGGCCGTCGGCGCCGTGCTCGTCGTCGGAGTCGCGTCGGGCTGGGGCGCGCTGCTCTCCCTCCTGGGCAAGAGCGAGGACGCCACCGGGCGCCTCGACATCTGGAGCGCCGTCTGGGACCTCGCCGCCCAGCGCCCCGTGCTCGGGTGGGGCTGGGTCAGCTACTGGGCCCCGTGGGCCGCTCCGTTCGACACGCTCGCCGAGCGCAAGGGCGTCCTCTACCTCCAGGCCCACAACGCCGCGCTCGACGTCTGGTTCCAGCTCGGAGTCGTGGGGCTCGTGCTCTTCTGCGCCCTCACCGTGTCGACGCTCTGGCGCTCCTGGTTCCGCGCCGTGGACCGGCCCCGCCGCAGCGCCACGGCAGCGCTGCCCTACTCCGCGCTCTCGCTGGCGCCGCTGCTCATCGTGGTCGCCCTTCTCGCGCAGTCCCTCGCCGAGAGCCGCCTGCTGATCGAGAGCGGCTGGCTCCTGCTCACGGCCCTCGCCGTCCTGACGAAGCAGCCCGCGAACGAGGCGGAGGAGGCCCTGTCGGCCGAACGCCCCGCCGTCGCGGGCGAGCGTCCGGGGCGATGA
- the manA gene encoding mannose-6-phosphate isomerase, class I, with the protein MFIPIGNTPRDYAWGSLTGISDALGTPASGGPEAELWLGAHPGSPSRILDPASVGADTLADWIAREPEAALAGSHGSTDPVSGAPRLPFLLKILAAGGPLSLQAHPSAETAQRRFVEEDEAGIPRDAADRNYKDPFHKPELIYALTESFDALCGFRDPAQAQALLEELSHRAADEQAAVIRAFAATLDGDAEQVLRRAVSWLLADGDRSEVSALVDAVVAAADGDDRLDTRTVADLAGSYPGDPGIVLSLLLNRVRLSRGEVLYLPAGNIHAYLHGTGVELMAASDNVLRGGLTPKHIDVPELVDVLEFSPLPVPYLPAHEVAPGVRIYRPDVPDFVLAVVEPVSEDAVELELHGPAIATATAGSFVLEGAEGRTRVERGGSVFVTPSEGTLSVSGRGTLFVATQ; encoded by the coding sequence GTGTTCATCCCGATCGGCAACACCCCCCGCGACTACGCCTGGGGGTCCCTCACCGGCATCTCGGACGCACTCGGCACCCCGGCGTCGGGCGGTCCCGAGGCGGAGCTGTGGCTCGGGGCGCACCCCGGATCGCCCTCCCGCATTCTCGACCCCGCGTCGGTCGGCGCGGACACCCTCGCGGACTGGATCGCGCGGGAGCCGGAGGCGGCGCTCGCCGGATCGCACGGCTCGACCGACCCGGTGTCCGGCGCTCCGCGCCTCCCGTTCCTGCTCAAGATCCTCGCCGCGGGCGGCCCGCTCTCGCTGCAGGCGCATCCCTCGGCCGAGACCGCGCAGCGCCGCTTCGTCGAGGAGGACGAGGCCGGGATCCCGCGCGACGCGGCGGACCGGAACTACAAGGACCCGTTCCACAAGCCCGAGCTGATCTACGCGCTCACCGAGAGCTTCGACGCGCTGTGCGGCTTCCGCGATCCCGCCCAGGCTCAGGCGCTGCTCGAGGAGCTCTCCCACCGCGCCGCCGATGAGCAGGCCGCCGTCATCCGCGCCTTCGCCGCGACTCTCGACGGCGACGCCGAGCAGGTGCTCCGCCGCGCCGTGTCCTGGCTGCTCGCCGACGGCGACCGGAGCGAGGTGTCGGCTCTCGTCGACGCCGTCGTGGCGGCCGCCGACGGGGACGACCGCCTCGATACCCGCACCGTCGCCGACCTCGCCGGGAGCTACCCGGGCGATCCGGGCATCGTGCTGTCGCTCCTGCTGAACCGGGTGCGGCTCTCGCGCGGCGAGGTGCTCTACCTGCCCGCGGGCAACATCCACGCGTACCTCCACGGCACCGGCGTCGAGCTGATGGCGGCGTCCGACAACGTGCTGCGCGGCGGGCTGACGCCCAAGCACATCGACGTGCCCGAGCTCGTCGACGTGCTCGAGTTCTCGCCGCTGCCGGTGCCCTACCTTCCGGCCCACGAGGTCGCGCCCGGTGTCCGCATCTACCGGCCGGACGTGCCGGACTTCGTGCTCGCGGTCGTGGAGCCGGTGTCGGAGGACGCCGTGGAGCTGGAGCTGCACGGTCCGGCGATCGCGACCGCCACCGCGGGATCCTTCGTCCTCGAGGGCGCGGAGGGCCGGACGCGCGTCGAGCGCGGAGGCAGTGTCTTCGTCACGCCGTCCGAGGGGACGCTCTCGGTGAGCGGCCGCGGGACGCTCTTCGTCGCCACGCAGTAG
- a CDS encoding glycosyltransferase family 2 protein: MYPRVTAVLVARNGAAYLERTLAALRAQTRQPDATVFVDGGSKDTTGELLASWGPSQLVQVAENLPFGQAVARAVRVMQPPAGEDEWLWLLAQDSAPEPGALAALLGAVEVAPSVAVAGPKVMDWTRSGYIRSYGESITNYGTTVHLVEDELDQGQHDANPDVLSVAAGGMLVRHSLWEELGGFDPGLPVVDDALDFSIRTRLAGHRVSRVPDARVTTARIGLQRPDGRRIDGGERRRARQHRTAQLHRRLAYAPVALLVLHWLSLVPLAVGRAVVRLLRKQPGLVGGELLAAVVVAFGGTKVLRARTILRSSKNVGWKSIAPLRIPLDTVRQLRSVRHDAVRVQAGRDRHPLHFFQSGGVWVVLVAALAGLIVYTPLIAAPALSGGGLLTLSPTVGELWRNAAYGWRDLGSGFIGAADPFAGVLAVLGSLTFWSPSYAMVLLYLTAFPLAAMGAWLMIARITPRPLARAFGALVWILAPAFAAAQSDGRPGPILVHVLLPWLFFAGFGAYRSWSASATASLLAAAVVACAPILSLPLLAIWIVILATSGRRVGRFAGLPIPAAALLFPLVVAHAPRGDWLAILADPGVPLPSARADLFSLLAGVPSALTAGWVDLLSQIGITEAAAPLATAVLVLPLIVAALASLLLPNNLSALGGVGVASAGLLTASLAQGIQVATAGSEPVAVWSGSPLSLYWLGLVIGFSLSLGALPSFRLVPALVVTVAAALAVGPFALAFPQGHSSIASTSDRSLPAYVAAEAQNDPRVGTVVLVPQADGGILARLERGAGATLDQQSTLAATGAESTDEIDELAGNLVSRTGYDVASALDELGVRFVVLTEASSEDSGDAASAVRARAAVSLDGNAAFSAVGDTRYGLLWSAVDPEGGRAEAAPQDVVGPFGIAYTAGLLLILLVALLLAVPTGLSLERGRSGAPVAGIDDEPGEATGQFDDGTDDV; the protein is encoded by the coding sequence ATGTATCCCCGAGTAACCGCCGTCCTCGTCGCGCGCAACGGCGCCGCGTATCTGGAACGCACCCTCGCGGCGCTCCGAGCCCAGACCCGGCAGCCCGACGCCACCGTCTTCGTGGACGGGGGATCGAAGGACACAACGGGTGAGCTGCTCGCCTCCTGGGGTCCCTCGCAGCTAGTGCAGGTCGCCGAGAACCTCCCCTTCGGCCAGGCCGTGGCTCGCGCCGTCCGCGTGATGCAGCCCCCGGCGGGGGAGGACGAGTGGCTCTGGCTCCTCGCGCAGGACTCGGCACCCGAGCCCGGCGCGCTCGCGGCCCTCCTCGGCGCGGTCGAGGTCGCGCCGTCCGTGGCCGTCGCGGGCCCGAAGGTGATGGACTGGACGCGATCGGGCTACATCCGCAGCTACGGCGAGTCGATCACCAACTACGGCACCACGGTCCACCTCGTCGAGGACGAGCTCGACCAGGGCCAGCACGACGCCAACCCCGACGTGCTCTCGGTCGCCGCGGGCGGCATGCTCGTGCGCCACAGCCTCTGGGAGGAGCTCGGCGGCTTCGATCCGGGGCTCCCGGTCGTCGACGACGCCCTCGACTTCTCGATCCGCACCCGCCTCGCCGGGCACCGCGTCAGCCGGGTGCCGGACGCGCGGGTCACCACCGCCCGCATCGGCCTGCAGCGCCCCGACGGCCGCCGGATCGACGGAGGCGAGCGCCGCCGGGCGCGCCAGCACCGCACCGCCCAGCTGCACCGCCGCCTGGCCTACGCGCCCGTGGCGCTCCTGGTCCTCCACTGGCTCTCCCTCGTGCCGCTCGCCGTCGGCCGGGCGGTCGTCCGGCTCCTGCGCAAGCAGCCGGGACTCGTCGGGGGCGAGCTGCTCGCGGCCGTCGTCGTGGCGTTCGGCGGCACCAAGGTGCTCCGCGCCCGCACAATCCTCCGCTCCTCGAAGAACGTCGGCTGGAAGTCGATCGCGCCGCTGCGCATCCCGCTCGACACCGTGCGGCAGCTGCGCTCCGTGCGGCACGACGCCGTGCGGGTGCAGGCTGGTCGCGACCGCCACCCGCTGCACTTCTTCCAGAGCGGAGGAGTGTGGGTCGTCCTCGTCGCGGCGCTCGCGGGCCTGATCGTCTACACCCCGCTGATCGCGGCTCCGGCTCTCAGTGGCGGTGGTCTGCTGACCCTGTCGCCGACGGTCGGCGAGCTCTGGCGGAACGCGGCGTACGGCTGGCGCGACCTCGGCTCGGGCTTCATCGGCGCGGCCGACCCCTTCGCCGGCGTCCTCGCCGTCCTCGGCTCGCTGACCTTCTGGTCGCCCAGCTACGCGATGGTGCTGCTGTACCTGACGGCGTTCCCGCTGGCCGCGATGGGCGCCTGGCTGATGATCGCCCGGATCACCCCGCGGCCGCTCGCGCGGGCCTTCGGCGCGCTCGTCTGGATCCTCGCACCCGCGTTCGCCGCTGCGCAGTCCGACGGGCGCCCGGGCCCGATCCTCGTGCACGTGCTGCTGCCCTGGCTCTTCTTCGCGGGCTTCGGCGCCTACCGCTCGTGGTCGGCGTCCGCCACCGCGTCGCTCCTGGCCGCGGCCGTGGTCGCGTGCGCGCCGATCCTGTCCCTGCCGCTCCTGGCGATCTGGATCGTGATCCTCGCGACCTCCGGCCGGCGCGTCGGGCGCTTCGCCGGACTGCCGATCCCGGCGGCCGCCCTGCTGTTCCCGCTCGTCGTGGCGCACGCTCCCCGCGGGGACTGGCTCGCGATCCTCGCCGACCCCGGAGTCCCGCTCCCGTCGGCGCGCGCGGACCTGTTCTCCCTGCTCGCGGGCGTGCCGTCGGCGCTGACCGCCGGCTGGGTCGACCTGCTGTCGCAGATCGGGATCACCGAGGCCGCCGCGCCGCTGGCGACGGCCGTGCTGGTGCTGCCGTTGATCGTGGCGGCGCTCGCCTCCCTCCTCCTGCCGAACAACCTGTCCGCCCTCGGCGGCGTGGGCGTCGCCTCCGCCGGACTGCTGACCGCCTCCCTCGCGCAGGGGATCCAGGTCGCGACAGCGGGCTCCGAGCCGGTGGCCGTGTGGAGCGGATCTCCGCTCAGCCTCTACTGGCTCGGTCTGGTCATCGGCTTCTCGCTCTCGCTCGGCGCCCTGCCGTCCTTCCGCCTGGTACCCGCGCTCGTGGTCACGGTCGCCGCCGCACTCGCGGTCGGCCCGTTCGCCCTCGCCTTCCCGCAGGGTCACTCGTCCATCGCGAGCACCTCCGACCGCTCGCTGCCGGCCTACGTGGCCGCCGAGGCGCAGAACGACCCGCGGGTGGGCACCGTCGTGCTGGTGCCGCAGGCCGACGGCGGGATCCTCGCCCGCCTCGAGCGCGGCGCCGGAGCGACGCTCGACCAGCAGTCGACGCTCGCCGCGACGGGGGCCGAGAGCACCGACGAGATCGACGAGCTCGCGGGCAACCTCGTGTCGCGCACCGGCTACGACGTGGCGTCGGCGCTCGACGAGCTCGGCGTCCGGTTCGTGGTCCTCACCGAGGCGAGCAGCGAGGACTCGGGCGACGCGGCCTCGGCCGTCCGCGCCCGCGCCGCGGTCTCGCTCGACGGCAACGCCGCGTTCTCGGCCGTCGGCGACACCCGCTACGGCCTGCTCTGGAGCGCCGTCGATCCCGAGGGCGGCCGCGCCGAGGCCGCCCCACAGGACGTGGTCGGTCCGTTCGGCATCGCCTACACCGCCGGACTCCTGCTGATCCTCCTCGTCGCGCTCCTCCTGGCGGTCCCCACCGGGCTCTCGCTCGAGCGCGGCCGTTCCGGCGCGCCGGTGGCCGGGATCGACGACGAACCGGGCGAGGCCACCGGCCAGTTCGACGACGGGACCGACGATGTCTGA
- a CDS encoding metallopeptidase family protein: MPRARRSTARQAASARGGSRDRHGRGIRGPVTGPHLPLLQTRTDFFELTVGSAIDYLRGAWPDELAGIHVDVAATPDVDPARLAATGIARWRVDHAERRITLYRVPIERLAKLHRRDDQHQRLLIESYVFRAVAELLGRDPWDISPDRFRHL, translated from the coding sequence ATGCCCCGTGCTCGTCGTTCCACCGCCCGTCAGGCGGCTTCGGCCCGGGGCGGATCCCGCGACAGGCACGGGCGCGGCATCCGCGGCCCGGTCACCGGGCCCCACCTGCCCCTCCTGCAGACCCGCACCGACTTCTTCGAGCTGACGGTCGGCTCCGCGATCGACTACCTCCGCGGCGCGTGGCCGGACGAGCTCGCGGGCATCCACGTCGATGTCGCGGCCACCCCCGACGTCGATCCGGCACGCCTGGCGGCCACCGGGATCGCCCGCTGGCGCGTCGATCACGCCGAGCGCCGCATCACGCTCTACCGCGTTCCGATCGAGCGCCTGGCCAAGCTGCACCGGCGCGACGACCAGCACCAGCGGCTGCTCATCGAAAGCTACGTGTTCCGCGCCGTGGCGGAGCTGCTCGGCCGCGATCCGTGGGACATCTCGCCGGACCGCTTCCGCCACCTCTAG
- the galE gene encoding UDP-glucose 4-epimerase GalE: MAWLVTGGAGYIGAHVVRAFAEQGIDPVVVDDLSSGHDSFVPEGVPFHRGSILDEALLDRVFAEHPIEGVVHVAGFKYAGVSVQKPLHTYEQNVTGTLRVLAAMERAGVSSIVFSSSAAVYGAVDVDLVTEETPKSPESPYGESKLIGEWLLADAGRAWGVRHASLRYFNVVGSGYPDVYDTSPHNLFPLVFEALLAGRTPKIYGTDYPTPDGTCVRDYIHVADLALAHVAAARRLAAGEPIEPVYNLGSGDGASVGEIMRAIAETTGIDFEPETAPRRPGDPPRIVASGERAGRDLGWEMRHSLSDMVDSAWRARSAATA, encoded by the coding sequence ATGGCATGGCTGGTCACCGGGGGAGCCGGATACATCGGGGCGCACGTCGTGCGCGCGTTCGCCGAGCAGGGCATCGACCCCGTCGTCGTGGACGACCTGTCGTCGGGCCACGACTCGTTCGTGCCGGAGGGGGTCCCCTTCCACCGCGGCTCGATCCTCGACGAGGCGCTGCTGGACCGGGTCTTCGCCGAGCACCCGATCGAGGGCGTCGTGCACGTCGCCGGCTTCAAGTACGCCGGGGTCTCGGTGCAGAAGCCGCTGCACACCTACGAGCAGAACGTCACGGGCACCCTCCGTGTGCTCGCGGCGATGGAGCGCGCGGGTGTCTCCTCGATCGTCTTCTCCTCCAGCGCGGCGGTCTACGGCGCGGTCGACGTCGACCTCGTCACCGAGGAGACCCCCAAGAGCCCGGAGTCGCCCTACGGGGAGTCCAAGCTCATCGGCGAGTGGCTGCTCGCCGACGCGGGACGCGCCTGGGGCGTCCGGCACGCGTCGCTGCGCTACTTCAACGTCGTCGGCTCCGGATACCCGGACGTGTACGACACGAGTCCGCACAACCTCTTCCCCCTGGTCTTCGAAGCGCTGCTGGCCGGCCGCACGCCGAAGATCTACGGCACCGACTACCCCACGCCCGACGGCACCTGCGTGCGCGACTACATCCACGTCGCGGATCTCGCGCTCGCCCACGTCGCCGCGGCACGTCGTCTGGCCGCCGGCGAGCCGATCGAGCCCGTCTACAACCTGGGCAGCGGCGACGGCGCCTCGGTCGGCGAGATCATGCGCGCCATCGCCGAGACGACCGGCATCGACTTCGAGCCCGAGACCGCTCCCCGCCGCCCGGGCGACCCGCCGCGCATCGTCGCCTCGGGCGAGCGCGCGGGCCGCGACCTCGGCTGGGAGATGCGCCACTCCCTCTCGGACATGGTCGACAGCGCCTGGCGAGCCCGGAGCGCCGCCACCGCCTGA